The Dendropsophus ebraccatus isolate aDenEbr1 chromosome 11, aDenEbr1.pat, whole genome shotgun sequence genomic interval gcggtagtattttcttcctatatactggtattattggaaatattggtctcagtatacaggatttggttagtaacagtatggcggtaatatgtatgttgataatatttcctatatactggtattattggtaatatcagtcttgagatatatatatatatatatatatatatatatatatatataccaacagcatcgcttggtcgaggaaggggggggccaagttgacctctttcaccagggcccaagagacattagctacgcccctgtgtacgagtcatgttgttgcccctctctgtatatatgagcTATGTTGTGATGTCCCTCTTTGTATATACGAGCCATGTTgattcccctctgtatatacaagCCAGAGGGCAGAGGGGCCcccagggggcaggggggagtggtagaggaagagaggagcaggggcggagGTGATGCTTTGGAGTACTGCAGCTAAGGAGGGAGAAGCCTGCCACTAAAGTAAGAGAGGAACTCGGGGGTTGGTGGTGCCGctagcacacagagcacacatgggggatggggCTATGGGCAAAGGAGACACCAGGGAGAAGGATAAGGAGGTTGATGAGATGTCACCACAGGCAGAGGGGCCACCCATGActcatgggcccctgggcagccgccaaccctgcccaatgggaaacacAGACCTTTGTATCACTTGTCAGCTGAGAGCAAGACTAGCCATGTACCATGTATCAGTCGGGAGTCCAggatgtttagctcacagagcattgcctaaaCTGAATACAATTGtgtcacttctcagctgagagcaggactagctatgtacaatgtatcaatctggggtccaggctgtagagctcacagagcattatctacactggatacaattgtattacTTCTCAGCTGAGTGCAGCTATGTGTTGGATTGCAGCCTATCAATGTAAATAGGAGTGTTCCCATTCACTAAAAGCATGCAGAGACATTGACACTAAAACTATAACAGAAATGTGTACAACTTTATGTGAAAACTTTTATTTACTTAAAACTGTAATGCTGGAATATTGTGAATGGAGGCCTTACCTTGACAAATAGACAGATGTCATGTTCTTGCAGGGCCTCACTGCCTGCTACAGGGGTGTCTAAGCCCACCATCTGGACCATACCATTATGTATTGCATCTTCCTTGCCTCCATCAGCACTGGTTTCAGATCCTGTATTTTGGGCTCCCTCTTCAGTTGTGGTGTCCTCAGGCACTATCTCAGTTGTCTCTTCCAGGACAGCATTGCGTTCTGTTGTAGTGCTTTCCTTTGGTAAGTGGTCTTCTTCTGTAAGGTTTAGTCCTGGCTCACCTTGTCCTGTCTTTTCCTCAgttttctccttctcttcttcacTTGGTCCTTGCCTCACATCCCCATGCACATGATCTAAGACTTTTTCTGACTCCTCTACTTTAGGATCACTTATCTCTTGTGTTGCTTCTTCTCCAGCTCTGCTCCCTGGCTCTATGGGTGCAGCCCCCTCTACCTGTTCTGTAATATTACTCCCTGGCTCTATGGGTGCAGCCCCCTCTACCTGTTCTGTAATATTACTCCCTGGCTCTATGGGTGCAGCCCCCTCTACCTGATCTGTAATATTACTCCCTGGCTCTATGGGTGCAGCCCCCTCTACCTGATCTGTAATATTACTCCCTGGCTCTATGGGTGCAGCCCCCTCTACCTGTTCTGTAATATTACTCCCTGGCTCTATGGGTGCAGCCCCCTCTACCTGATCTGTAACATTACTCCCTGGCTCTATGGGTGCAGCCCCCTCTACCTGATCTGTAATATAACTCCCTGGCTCTATGGGTGCAGCCCCCTCTACCTGATCTGTAATATTACTCCCTGGCTCTATGGGTGCAGCCCCCTCTACCTGTTCTGTAATATTACTCCTTGGCTCTATGGGTGCAGCCCCCTCTACCTGTTCTGTAATATTACTCCTTGGCTCTATGGGTGCAGCCCCCTCTACCTGATCTGTAATATTACTCCCTGGCTCTATGGGTGCAGCCCCCTCTACCTGATCTGTAATATTACTCCCTGGCTCTATGGGTTCAGGCCCTACTACCTGATCTGGTTCTACCTTTGCCCCATCTTTGCCTTCTGTGTCTGCTTGCTCTTTAGCTTTCTGTCCTGCagctccctcttcctcctgtccCTCTTCCTCCTGCCCTTCTTCTTGCTCCTCATTTCCAGCTGTTTCTttaccaccatcctcctcctcttcttcctcctcctcatcactgcTGGAGGTTCCTTCACTACTCTCACTACTGGCATCTTTTCCACCTTCCTTCTCATCCTTCTCTAGGCTTTCCTTCTCCAGGTCAGGCTGTGTGGCACTAGGTGTGGGCTCTGTGGGTGCCTGAGGTTGGTCCCCATGTGCAGTGGTTTCTACATCCAGGGATACTACTAGTGTCTGACTCTCCCCTGTATCCTCTTCTGCCCTGGAGGTTCCAGCTTCCTCCTTTTCTACTGTACCTCCTTCTGCTGAGTGCTCCCCAGCCTCCTGTCCGCTGTCCTGCTGTGTTTCTAGGTCTCCTGTGCCTTCTAAACTGGGGTTCTCTGACTTGTCTTTCTCTCCTGTACTCTCTGCGACATTGGGATGATCAGCCTCCTCTTTCTCTCCAGCCCCCTCCTCTACATTGGCACTGGGAACTTTCCcttgctctactgccccctcctccaaatTGGGGTTTACATCTTCCGCTTTCTCCTCTGATTCTACCCCCACATTGGGGTTCACAGCCTTCTCTTTCCCTACTGCCTCCTCCACATTGGGGTTCACAGCCTCCTCTTTCCCTACTGCCTCCTCTACATTGGGGGTCACAGCCTTCTCTTTCCCACCTGCCCCCACCTCCACATTGGGGGTCACAGCCTCCTCTATCcctactgccccctcctccacattggGGGTCACAGCCTCCCCtttctctcctgccccctcctccacattaAGGTTTACAGCCTCCTCTAAccctcctgccccctcctctaCACTGGAGGTCACAGTCTCCTCTATTCCTCCTGCACCCTCCTCTACATTGGGGGTCacagcctcctctatcacacctgccccctcctccacattaGGGTTCACAGCCTCCTCTTttcctcctgccccctcctccacattggGGGTCACAGCCTCCTCTTttcctcctgccccctcctccacattggGGTTCACAGCCTCCTCTTTCCCTCCTGCTTCCTCCACATTGGGGGTCACGGCCTCCTCTTTCTCACTTGCCCGCTCCTCCACATTTGGGTTTACAGCCTCCTCTTtctctactgcctcctcctctacATTGGGGTTCACAGCCTTCTCTTTctcacctgccccctcctccacactgggggtCACAACCTCCTCTTTCTCTCCTTCCTCTGGGTTCACAGCCTCCTCTTtccctcctgccccctcctccacattggGGTTCagagcctcctctctctctccttccttagGGTTCACAGCCTCCTCTTtccctcctgccccctcctccacattggGGTTCACAGCCTCCCCtttctctcctgccccctcctccacattggGGGTCATAGCCTCCTCTTTCTCTCTTGCACCTTCCTCCACATTGGGGGCCATAGCCTCCTCTTtccctcctgccccctcctccacattggGGTTCACAGCGTCCCCtttctctcctgccccctcctccacattggGGTTTACAGCCTCCCctttctctcctgcccccttctccACATTGGGGTTCagagcctcctctctctctcttgcacctTTCTCCACATTGGGGGTCACAGTTTCATCTTTCTTTTCTACATTTTCCACCCCATTGTGGTTCACAGTCCCTTCTATGCCCCCTGTACCTGATCCCAAATTAGGGTCGACAGTCATGTGTCTTCCAGCCCCCTCAGTCTCAGGAGCCTCCGCCGCCCCCTCAGCCTCACCTCTGTCCACCTGTCCATTGCTCAGTGATGACTCCCACTCCCCAGTCTTGGCTTTCTGTATCACTTGTTGCTGCTGCTGTAGATCTGTCACTGGCTGCTGCTCACTTGCGCTGTCTGCCATGCTTGCACCAACAAAAAAGTGTGTGTCCCCCGGCTGGCAGCCTCCTTGCTTCTTATGTGACCTGGTTAAGTGCAGGATTAGTGCCTTACAGTCAGGGCTGTGCTGACAAATCCTCTAAGTGTGCTACAATGTGTGTGTCCCACTCCCCTGCAGTCACCACGCCTCACACACCTCCCACTGGTACCACAAGGCTCCAGGAGGAATTCCCTAAACTATACATGGAGCAGGTTATATTGcagcatttatatatatatccactcatacatgtacacatatataGCACCTGAAACACTCATAGTCTTCAGGTCTGATATGCTGGGACTGATAGCGCTCAAGTGTCCCATGAGAAATAGACAGTTATCAGGTAGAGGAATTGTTAGGTATGTGGCAccccattatatactgtacattcattgACAAAAAGATTATGCACCCAGACAGAAATCTATATACTCATCCtgcagaggctacttttgggtagtgtacctcttggcAAGAGATCAGTGACTGCTAGACATATCCAGGGGTAAAGGTATATCAAGCCACTCTGTTGCCCAAGGCAAATTACAGAaagacccccacccacccacacacacgtgtatatatacaactactatactatatatgagCCAATATCCCCCTATAAATTGACCATATATTGGTAAATACTAGTGCTACACATTTTTTTCAAACCATATAAATGCTTATATTATATCCAGTCACTCACAGGTgatatcttctctgatcagagccgctcacttttccttttttcttccATCAAGCCAAAGCCACAACTCTTCTCTGCAGACTCtacgggtacgtgcacactacggaatcatgACGTAAAACCCgttgtggattccgcagctcacacccgctCGTGGaatcgggcggccgcccacatttccgcccgtgccatagaatCCATtgtatgcatgggcagattccggCGTCTGTACAGAGAGTGTaccggttcattctttggatggatggtggaatctgcccgtgcatagaatggagtctatggcacgggtggaaatGCACGCAGCAGCCCCctctgagcccccatatagtataaatgCCCCACTGGGCCACCATGTaagggcccctctgtgcccttatatagtggtTAGGCCCCAGCTGTGCTCCTGTATACtatttaggccccctctgtgctcccatatatatAGTAGTTAAAGGCCAAATCAAGCAGTTATTTAAAATGTGTCAGCCGGCAGGGGGCaatataataaacaatcactactctCCCGTGCTCTCAAAGTGCTGCATCACAGGCTCAGCAGAGAGAGGCATTGGGTGTTCTAACAAAGAGGGGCACTGGGTGTTCAAGCAGAGAGGGGCACTGGGTGTTCCAACAGAGAGGGGCActgggtgttccagcagagaggggcaatgggtgttccagcagagagaggcactgggtgttccagcagagagAGGCACTGGGTGTTCCAGAAGAGAGGGGCActgggtgttccagcagagaggggcactgggtgttccagcagagaggggcactgggtgttccagcagagaggggcaatgggtgttccagcagagagGGGCAATGGGTGTTCAAGCATAGAGGGGCAAtgggtgttccagcagagagGGGCAATGGGTGTTCCAACAGAGAGGGGCAATGGGTGTTCCAACAGAGAGGGGCActgggtgttccagcagagagAGGCACTGGGTGTTCCATCAGAGAGGGGCActgggtgttccagcagagaggggcactgggtgttccagcagagaggggcaatgggtgttccagcagagagGGGCAATGGGTGTTCCATCAGAGAGGGGCAATGGGTGTTCCATCAGAGAGGGGCActgggtgttccagcagagagaggcactgggtgttccagcagagagGGGCAATGGGTGTTTCAGCAGAGAGGGGCAATGGGTGTTCCAACAGAGAGGGGCAAtgggtgttccagcagagagatgcactgggtgttccagcagagagagacactgggtgttccagcagagaggggcactgggtgttccagcagagaggggcaatgggtgttccagcagagaggggcaatgggtgttccagcagagaggggcactgggtgttccagcagagagaggcactgggtgttccagcagagagGTGCAATGGGTGTTTCAGCAGAGAGGGGCAAtgggtgttccagcagagaggggcactgggtgttccagcagagagGGGCAATGGGTGTTCCAACAGAGAGGGGCActgggtgttccagcagagagAGGCACTGGGTGTTCCAACATAGAGGGGCActgggtgttccagcagagagaggcactgggtgttccagcagagagAGGCACTGGGTGTCCCAGCAGAGAGGGGCActgggtgttccagcagagaggggcactgggtgttccagcagagagGGGCAATGGGTGTCCCAGCAGAGAGGGGCAAtgggtgttccagcagagaggggcaatgggtgttccagcagagagaggcactgggtgttccagcagagagAGGCACTGGGTGTTCCAACAGAGAGGGGCACTGGGTGTTCCAACAGAGAGGGGCActgggtgttccagcagagaggggcactgggtgttccagcagagaggggcaatgggtgttccagcagagaggggcactgggtgttccagcagagaagggcactgggtgttccagcagagagGGACACTGTGTGTTCCAACAGAGAGGGGCActgggtgttccagcagagagGGGCACTGGGTGTTCAAGCAGAGAGAGGCACTGGGTGTTCAAGCAGAGAGAGGCActgggtgttccagcagagaggggcactgggtgttccagcagataggggcactgggtgttccagcagagagggacactgggtgtttcagcagagaggggcactgggtgttccagcagagaggggcaatgggtgttccagcagagagaggcactgggtgttccagcagagagaggcactgggtgttccagcagagaggggcactgggtgttccagcagagaggggcaatgggtgttccagcagagaggggcaatgggtgttccagcagagagGGGCAATGGGTGTTCCAACAGAGAGGGGCActgggtgttccagcagagaggggcactgggtgttccagcagagagGGGCAATGGGTGTTTCAGCAGAGAGGGGCAATGGGTGTTCCAACAGAGAGGGGCAAtgggtgttccagcagagaggggcacttggtgttccagcagagaggggcaatgggtgttccagcagagagaggcactgggtgttccagcagagaggggcactgggtgttccagcagagaggggcaatgggtgttccagcagagaggggcactgggtgttccagcagagaggggcaatgggtgttccagcagagaggggcaatgggtgttccagcagagagGGGCAATGGGTGTTCCAACAGAGAGGGGCActgggtgttccagcagagagaggcactgggtgttccagcagagagGGGCAATGGGTGTTTCAGCAGAGAGGGGCAATGGGTGTTCCAACAGAGAGGGGCAAtgggtgttccagcagagaggggcactgggtgttccagcagagaggggcaatgggtgttccagcagagagGGGCAATGGGTGTTCCAACAGAGAGGGGCAATGGGTGTTCCAACAGAGAGGGGCActgggtgttccagcagagagaggcactgggtgttccagcagagagAGGCACTGGGTGTTCCAACATAGAGGGGCActgggtgttccagcagagagaggcactgggtgttccagcagagagaggcactgggtgttccagcagagaggggcactgggtgttccagcagagaggggcaatgggtgttccagcagagaggggcaatgggtgttccagcagagaggggcaatgggtgttccagcagagagGGGCAATGGGTGTTCCAACAGAGAGGGGCActgggtgttccagcagagagaggcactgggtgttccagcagagagGGGCACTGGGTGTTCCAACAGAGAGGGGCACTGGATGTTCCAGCAGAGAGGGGCActgggtgttccagcagagaggggcaatgggtgttccagcagagaggggcactgggtgttccagcagagaagggcactgggtgttccagcagagagGGACACTGGGTGTTCCAACAGAGAGGGGCActgggtgttccagcagagagGGGCACTGGGTGTTCAAGCAGAGAGAGGCActgggtgttccagcagagagaggcactgggtgttccagcagagaggggcactgggtgttccagcagataggggcactgggtgttccagcagagaggggcactgggtgttccagcagagaggggcactgggtgttccagcagagaggggcactgggtgttccagcagagaggggcactgggtgttccagcagagagGGGCACTGGGTGTTCCAGTAGAGAGGGGCACTCAGTGTACTAGCAGAGAGGGGCAAtgggtgttccagcagagagGGGCACTGGGTGTTCCAGTAGAGAGGGGCACTCAGTGTACTAGCAGAGATGGACACTGGGTGTTCCGTTCTTCAGAA includes:
- the LOC138767416 gene encoding high mobility group nucleosome-binding domain-containing protein 5-like, giving the protein MADSASEQQPVTDLQQQQQVIQKAKTGEWESSLSNGQVDRGEAEGAAEAPETEGAGRHMTVDPNLGSGTGGIEGTVNHNGVENVEKKDETVTPNVEKGAREREEALNPNVEKGAGEKGEAVNPNVEEGAGEKGDAVNPNVEEGAGGKEEAMAPNVEEGAREKEEAMTPNVEEGAGEKGEAVNPNVEEGAGGKEEAVNPKEGEREEALNPNVEEGAGGKEEAVNPEEGEKEEVVTPSVEEGAGEKEKAVNPNVEEEAVEKEEAVNPNVEERASEKEEAVTPNVEEAGGKEEAVNPNVEEGAGGKEEAVTPNVEEGAGGKEEAVNPNVEEGAGVIEEAVTPNVEEGAGGIEETVTSSVEEGAGGLEEAVNLNVEEGAGEKGEAVTPNVEEGAVGIEEAVTPNVEVGAGGKEKAVTPNVEEAVGKEEAVNPNVEEAVGKEKAVNPNVGVESEEKAEDVNPNLEEGAVEQGKVPSANVEEGAGEKEEADHPNVAESTGEKDKSENPSLEGTGDLETQQDSGQEAGEHSAEGGTVEKEEAGTSRAEEDTGESQTLVVSLDVETTAHGDQPQAPTEPTPSATQPDLEKESLEKDEKEGGKDASSESSEGTSSSDEEEEEEEEDGGKETAGNEEQEEGQEEEGQEEEGAAGQKAKEQADTEGKDGAKVEPDQDQVKKRRRKLRKRQDKVSQD